The genomic stretch AATCGGGCTCATTATAACGGGTCTTTTCCCACCGACACGGCGAGCCTTGCATGCCTGTACCTTACCGAGTGAAAAACTGATGTCCACCCCCTGGCACATCCTCGGCGCCGGAAGTCTCGGCACACTCTGGGCCACGCGTCTGGCCCGGGCCGGATTGCCGGTCCGGTTGATCCTGCGCGATATCGATCGTTTGCATGACTATGCGACGGCGGGCGGCCTGACCCTCGTGGAACAAGGCGTGGCCAGCAGCTACGCCATCCCTGGCGAAACGCCGGACAGTCCCGAACCGATCCGTCGTCTGCTGGTGGCGTGCAAGGCCTACGACGCCGAAAGCGCCGTGGCCGGCGTCGCTCATCGCCTGGCGCCGGATGCAGAACTGATTCTTTTGCAGAATGGCCTCGGCAGTCAGGAAGCGGTCGCCGCGCAAGTCCCGCAGGCCCGTTGCATCAGCGCCTCCAGCACCGAAGGCGCGTTTCGCGATGGCGACTGGCGCGTGGTGTTCGCCGGCCACGGTTACACTTGGCTCGGCGATGCCGGTCATCCCGTGGCACCGTTCTGGCTGGATGATCTTGAAGCGGCAAAGATTCCTCATGAATGGAGCGCCGACATCCTCACCCGGCTGTGGCGAAAACTGGCGCTCAACTGTGCGATCAATCCGCTGACGGTGTTACACGACTGCCGCAACGGTGGATTGCAGGAACATCACTGCGAAGTCGCCACGCTGTGCGCCGAACTGACCGAATTGCTGGAGCGTTGCGGCCAGCCAGCAGCGGCGGACAACCTGCAACAGGAAGTCGAACGGGTGATTTCAGCCACCGCAGCCAATTTCTCGTCCATGTATCAGGACGTGGCCAGCAAACGCCGCACCGAGATCAGCTACCTGCTGGGCCATGCCTGCAAGGTTGCGCAGCGGCACCAGCTCAACCTGCCGCATCTGAAGCAATTGCAGCAGCGCCTGACCGCGCATCTGCACAGTCTCGGATTGCCCGTCGACTGAGCAGCGGCTACGCTGCCCACTTGTTCCTTTGCTGCGATAAACCTGATGCCATTGCGCCAGCGCCTCGAAAACCTGCCGGTCGGCCAGAAACTGCTGGCCGCCCTGCTGGTGCTGTTGACCACCGTGTTACTGGTCGCCAACCTGACCTTTATCAGCGCGGCCTATTACATTTCCCAGGAAAGCATGGCGCCCCAGGCGCTGCAGACCATTGGCCGACTGGTATCGAACCCGAGCCTGGTCGCCGAAGCCTTGCAGTCACCGCAAAGTGCCGAGCGCCTGCTCAAGGAACTCGACAGTTACTCGCCGCTGCGCGCTGCCGCCCTGTATGACGGCAAGGGCGATCGCATTGCGCAGGTGCAACGTGGCGACAAGCTCAACCTGCCGGAGCGCTACCGGCATATCGAAGCCTGGCAACTCACCGAGTTTCGCAGCAACCAACTGATCACCCTGCCCCGTCCCGACACTGCGCCAGGTCATCTGTTGCTGGTGGCCAGCAGCGAACTGCCGATGGCGTTCTACACCGGCACCCTGACGGCGAGCCTCGGAATCCTGATCTTCAGCGTGCTGTTGTGGCTGGTGATTGCCCGGCAAATCAAACGCCTGATCACCCGGCCGATCCATCAACTCGAAGAACTGTCCCGCCAGGTGACCCGCGAGGAGAACTACGCCCTGCGCGCCTCACGCGGCAACCACGACGAAATCGGCAGCCTGGCCGAGGCCTTCAACACCATGCTCTCGCGCATCGAGGCCCGGGAGCAGCAACTCAAGCGCGCCCGCGACGACTCGCAAGCCGCCTACGATCAGGCGCAGGGGCTGGCCGAAGAAACCCGCCACACCAACCGCAAACTGGAGCTGGAAGTCCAGGTGCGGAGCAAGATCGAGAAGAAGCTCACGGGCTTTCAGAACTACCTCAACAGCATCATCGACTCCATGCCCTCGGCGCTGATCGCCCTCGACGAGCAGCTCTATGTCACGCAATGGAACCAGGAGGCCAGCGCCCTCTCCGGCACCCGGCTGGACGAAGCGCTGAACCAGCCGATCTTTCTCGCGTTCGAACCGCTCAAGCCGTTCCTGCCGCAGCTCAAGCAGACCGTCGAACAGCACACCGTGGCGAAAATCGAGCGGGTGACCTGGTTCAAGGACGACGAGCCCAAGCATTACGCCCTGACCTTCTACCCGCTGATGGGCGGTGCCGGACGCGGCGTGGTGATCCGGATCGACGACATCACCCAGCGCCTGTCGCTGGAAGACATGATGGTGCAATCGGAAAAAATGCTCTCGGTCGGCGGCCTCGCTGCCGGCATGGCCCACGAAATCAACAACCCGCTGGGGGCGATCCTGCACAACGTGCAGAACATTCGCCGGCGCCTGTCGCCCGACCTGCCGAAGAACCTCGAACAGGCCGAACAACTGGGCATCGAACTGGATACCGTGAACCGCTACCTGCAAGGCCGGGAAGTCCCGCAATTGCTCGACGGCATTCAGCAGGCCGGTGCCCGGGCGGCAAAAATCGTTACCCACATGCTCAGTTTCAGTCGCCGCAGCACCCGGCAGATGGCCCCGTGCGACCTGCCGGCGCTGATCGATCAAGCCGTGGATATCGCCGGCAACGACTTCGACCTGGCGATTGGTTTCGACTTCAAGGGGCAGGCGATCATCCGTCAGTTCGATCCGGCGCTGGGTCCGGTTCCGGGCACCGCCAACGAGCTGGAACAGGTGCTGCTCAACCTGCTGAAAAACGCTGCGCAGGCGATCCACCTGCGCGAAGACGACAGCGAGCCGGGGCGGATCATCTTGCGCACCAAACTCAATCCGCCGTGGGCCGAGATACAGGTCGAGGACAACGGCATCGGCATGAGCGAGAACGTGCGCAAACGTACCTTCGAGCCGTTCTTCACCACCAAGGAAATCGGCCAGGGCACGGGGCTCGGGCTGTCGGTGTCGTATTTCATCATCACCAACAACCACAAAGGGCAGATGGAAGTGCAGTCGGCACCGGGACAAGGGACCTGCTTCACCCTGCGCCTGCCGCTGACGCAACCTGCACCCATTGCCGCAGAAACCAATCAACTACCGAGGTAAACCATGGGCTTTCGCTTGTCGAAGATCTACACCCGCACCGGCGACAAAGGCGAAACCGGCCTCGGCGATGGTCGCCGCGTACCCAAGGATCACCCGCGCATCGAAGCCATTGGCGAGGTCGACACGCTGAACAGTCAGGTCGGCGTGCTGCTGGCCGGGTTGCTCGCCGAACGCGAAACCTGTCCAGGGCTGAATGAATTGATCGACGTGCTGGCGCCCTGTCAGCACCGCTTGTTCGACCTCGGGGGCGAGCTGGCGATGCCGGAATATCAGGCGCTGAGCACGGCAGAAATCGAACGGCTGGAAGCAGCCATCGATGTCTGGAACGAGGAATTGGGGCCGCTGGAAAACTTCATTCTGCCCGGCGGCTCGATGCTGATTGCCCAGGCGCATGTCTGCCGCAGCCTGGCGCGCAGTGCCGAGCGGCGTTGCCAGCATTTGAATGCGATCGAACCGTTGGCCGGGGTGGGCCTGGCTTACATCAATCGCTTGTCGGATCTGTTGTTTGTGGCGGCAAGGCTGATTGCGCGGCGCCAGGGCATTGCCGAGATTCTGTGGCAACCCGCCGCAAAACCCGAAAACTGATCACTCCCACGCCAGGCGCGGGAGTGTTCAGATGCCCAGTCAGGCCTCAGGCCTCAGGCCAGAAGGCCCGAATCCCCGCCACACCCTGAGCCCCGGCATTCCACGCTTTCTCGCGCTCGGCCGGGCCAACACCGCCCAACAGGAATACCGGCTTGCTGAAGCCTTCGATCAGCGTCGAAGCCTGCTCCCAGCCCAGCGGCTGCGCATCCGGATGAGTCAGGGTCGGCTGCACTGGTGAAAGAGTGACGAAATCCACGCCCATCTGCTCGGCCAGCGCCAGTTCTTCAGCATTGTGGCAGGACGCCGCCAACCAACGCTCCGCCGGTAGCGGACGCCCCGCTGCCGCGTACTTGCGCAGCTGAGCCGAGGTAATGTGCCAACCGGCGGACGGGAAATCGCCCAGCCACTCGAACGGGCCCTTGATCATCAACTGCGCCTTGCCGGCACACAGGCCGACCGCGTCCACCGCCAGATCGCGGTACTTCGGGTCATAACCATTGGGCGCACGCAGCTGGATCAGCTTGATGCCCCCGGCAATAGCCTTCTGGATGCCGCGCAGCAAGGCCGGGGTTTCCAGATCTTCCGGGGTGATCAGGTATTCAGCAGGCAGACGCGCCGCCGCCACGATCGGCTGGTTGGCTGCCGGGAATTCATAATTCGTCAGTTCTTTGGCCGACACCCAGGCCAAGGGCTGGCCTTCGGCGCCGTGGGGCTCGCCGGTGAAGCTTGAGACTTCCCAGACATCCAGCAACACCTGCTTGTCCGGGTAATCGTGGCGAACCTTGATCAACGGGCGGGCAGCGCCGACGACAATGCCCAACTCTTCGTGCAGCTCACGGGCCAGCGCAGTTTCAACCGACTCATCGGCCTCGACCTTGCCACCGGGAAATTCCCACAGACCGCCCTGGTGCTGGGTATCGGCCCGGCGGGCGATGAGGATTTTGCCGCTGTCGTCACGGATGACGGCAGCAGCGACGTGTACACGTTTCACGACTGCAACTCCTCCAGTCCTGCCTTTTGCCAGGCCTTGAAGGCCGGCCACTGATAAACGGTTTCAACATAGGCTTCGTCTTCGGCCGGCAGCCGCACCTGATAGGTACGCAGGCGCACGGCAATCGGCGCGAAGAACGCATCCGCCAACGACACGCGACCAAACAGGAACGGCCCCGGCTCGGTAGCCACGGCACGGCATTCGGCCCACAGCGCGAGCATGCGCTCGACATCGACCTTCACTTCCGGCGGTACCGGGTTGAGCGGCGCGTCGTGGCTCAGGTTGAACGGCATGTGATTGCGCATGGCGAAGAAGCCGCTGTGCATCTGCGCGCAGGCAGAACGCGCCTGAGCGCGGGCCGCGATATCAGTCGGCCAGAGCTGCTCGGAAGGAAACTGTTCGGCCAGGTATTCGGCAATCGCCAGAGAGTCGGCGATGGTGCCCCGTGCGGTGGTCAGCAGCGGTACCTTGCCGGTGGGCGAATGCTTGAGCAGGCGCTCGCGGGTATCGGGCTTGCCGAGCTTGATCAGCTCTTCGGTGTAGGGCGCGCCGGTCAGTTCAAGCGCCAGTGCCGCGCGCAGGGACCAGGAGGAAAGCAGTTTGTCGCCGATGATCAGGTGAAGGCTCATGTTCGGGTCCTTTCATGGGACAGAAGAAAAGGAGGCCCGCAGACCTCCCTCTTCGGCAGGGATCAGGTGCGGTATTCGGCGTTGATCTTCACGTACTCGTGGGACAGGTCGGTGGTCCAGATGGTTTCGCTGCAATCGCCGCGACCCAGTTCGATACGGATGGTGATTTCTTCCTGCTGCATCACTGCCGAGCCCTGGGCTTCAGTGTAGGTAGCAGCACGGGCGCCACGACTGGCGATGCACACTTCACCGAGGAACACGTCAATCTTGCTCACGTCCAGATCCGGCACGCCGGCACGGCCGACAGCGGCGAGGATACGGCCCCAGTTCGGGTCGGAAGCGAACAGTGCAGTCTTGATCAGCGGCGAGTGGGCCACGGTGTAGCCGACGTCCAGGCATTCCTGGTGATTGCCGCCGCCGTTGACTTCAACGGTCACGAACTTGGTCGCGCCTTCGCCGTCACGCACGATGGCCTGAGCCACGTCCATGCACACTTCGAACACGGCCTGTTTCAGCTTGGCGAACAGCTCGCCTTCGGCACGGGTGATTTCCGGCAGCGCTGCCTTACCGGTGGCGATCAGCATGCAGCAGTCGTTGGTCGAGGTGTCGCCGTCGATGGTGATGCGGTTGAACGACTTGTTGGCGCCGTCCAGCATCAGGTTGTGCAACACGTCGCGGGAGACTTTGGCGTCGGTGGCGATGTAGCCGAGCATGGTCGCCATGTTCGGACGGATCATGCCCGCGCCCTTGCTGATGCCGGTGACAGTGATGGTCACGCCGTCATGCTGGAACTGGCGGCTGGCGCCTTTTGGCAGCGTGTCGGTGGTCATGATGCCGGTGGCGGCCGCTTCCCAGTTGTTTTCCGACAGATCGTCCAGCGCAGCCTGCAAGGCGCCTTCGATCTTCTCGACCGGCAGCGGCTCGCCGATCACGCCAGTGGAGTACGGCAGGATCTGGCTGGCATCCACGCCGGTCAGTTCAGCCAGTTTCGCGGTCGTGCGCTCAGCGGCGGCCAGGCCCGGCTCGCCGGTGCCAGCGTTGGCATTGCCGGTGTTGGTCAACAGGTAGCGCACAGCGTTCTGCACGCGTTTCTTGGCCAGGATCACCGGCGCGGCGCAGAAAGCGTTCAACGTGAACACGCCCGCCACGGTGGAACCTTCGGCACAGCGCATCACGACGACATCCTTGCGCCCAGGGCGCTTGATGCCGGCCGAAGCGATACCGAGTTCAAAACCGGCAACCGGGTGCAACGTTGGCAAAGGACCAAGACCAACAGCCATGAATGCGCTCCTTACTCAATGATGTCAGCACCGCCAAGCGTAGTGACGGTGGTGTAAATGGCAAAACGCCGCGACGGCTGGTGCCGGTCGCGGCGCGGGTATATCAGCGATTGAAACGGGTTTTACTGGATCTGCCCGTGGCAATGCTTGAATTTCTTGCCCGAACCGCAGTAGCACAATTCGTTGCGGCCCAGCTTCTGCTCGTTGCGAACCGGCGCGGTGGCCAGGGCCACATCGACCTCTTCACCGACCAGTGCTTCCGGCTGCTCCAGACCTGGCGCCTCGGCGTGTTCGAACTGCATGCGCGCGGCCAGCGCTTCGGCTTCCTGACGCAGACGCGCCTCTTCCTCGGCCGGATCTTCGCGGCGAACCTGAACGTGCGACAGCACACGGATCGAGTCGCGCTTGATCGAATCCAGCAGCTCGGAGAACAGCGTGAAGGACTCGCGCTTGTATTCCTGCTTCGGGTTCTTCTGGGCGTAGCCACGCAGGTGGATGCCGTGACGCAGGTGATCCATGGTCGACAGGTGGTCTTTCCACAGGTCGTCCAGAACGCGCAGCACGATCTGCTTCTCGAAGGAGCGCAGTGCATCGGCACCGGCCTGGTCTTCTTTCTCGTTGTACGCGGCGATCAGCTCGTTCATCAGCTTCTCGCGCAGGGTTTCTTCGTACAGGTGATCGTCTTCGTCGAGCCATTGCTGGATCGGCAGTTTCACACCGAAGTCGCTGGCGATCGACGCTTCCAGACCGGCCACATCCCACTGCTCTGGCAGCGATTGCGGCGGAATGTGAGCACTGACGGTGGCGTTCAGTACGTCCTGACGGAAGTCGGCAATGGTCTCGCCGATGTTGTCCGCGGCCAGCAACGTGTTACGCATGTGATAGATCACTTTACGCTGTTCGTTGTTGACGTCGTCGAACTCGAGCAATTGCTTGCGAATGTCGAAGTTGCGGCCTTCAACCTTGCGCTGTGCCTTCTCGATGGCGTTGGTCACCATGCGGTGCTCGATCGCTTCACCGGACTGCATGCCCAGGGCTTTCATGAAGTTCTTCACCCGGTCAGAGGCGAAGATGCGCATCAGGCTGTCTTCCAGCGACAGGTAGAAGCGGCTCGAACCGGCGTCACCCTGACGGCCGGCACGGCCACGCAGCTGGTTGTCGATACGACGGGATTCGTGACGCTCGGACGCGATCACCTGCAAGCCGCCGGACTCCAGCACTTGCTGGTGACGCTTCTGCCAGTCGGCCTTGATCTGGGCGATCTGCTCAGGGGTCGGGTTTTCCAGCGACGCGACTTCAACTTCCCAGTTGCCGCCCAACAGGATGTCGGTACCACGACCGGCCATGTTGGTAGCGATGGTCAGGGCGCCCGGACGACCGGCCTGCGCGATGATCTCGGCTTCTTTTTCGTGGAACTTGGCGTTCAGAACCTTGTGTTCGATGCCTTCCTTCACGAGCAATGCGGACATGTGCTCGGAAGTTTCGATGGTGGCAGTACCCACCAGCACCGGACGACCGGCAGCCATGCTTTCCTTGATGTCATTGACGATCGCCGCGTATTTCTCTTCGGCGGTCAGGAACACCAGGTCGTTGTAGTCCTTACGGGCCAACGGCTTGTTGGTCGGGATCACGATGACCGGCAGACCATAGATCTGGTGGAATTCGAACGCTTCGGTATCGGCCGTACCGGTCATGCCGGACAGCTTGTCGTACAGACGGAAGTAGTTCTGGAACGTGGTCGATGCCAGGGTCTGGCTCTCGGCCTGGATGTTCAGGTTTTCCTTGGCTTCGATGGCCTGGTGCAGGCCTTCGGACAGACGACGGCCCGGCATGGTACGGCCGGTGTGTTCGTCGACCAGTACGACCTGACCGTCCTGCACGATGTATTCAACGTTGCGGTTGAACAGCTTGTGCGCACGCAGACCGGCGTAAACGTGAGTCAGCAGGCTCAGGTTATGCGCCGAGTACAGGCTCTCGCCTTCGGCCAGCAGACCGATGCTGGTCAGCTGGTCTTCGATGAACTGGTGACCGGCTTCGTTGAGTTCGACCTGACGGGTCTTCTCGTCAACGGTGAAATGGCCTTCCTGGGTGACGACGCCTTCGACTTCTTCGACGTGCAGCTTGAGTTTCGGGATCAGTTTGTTGATCTCGATGTACAGCTTGGAGCTGTCCTCGGCCTGACCGGAAATGATCAGCGGGGTACGCGCTTCGTCGATGAGGATGGAGTCGACTTCGTCGATCACGGCAAAGTTGAGTTCG from Pseudomonas allokribbensis encodes the following:
- a CDS encoding glutathione S-transferase family protein, translating into MSLHLIIGDKLLSSWSLRAALALELTGAPYTEELIKLGKPDTRERLLKHSPTGKVPLLTTARGTIADSLAIAEYLAEQFPSEQLWPTDIAARAQARSACAQMHSGFFAMRNHMPFNLSHDAPLNPVPPEVKVDVERMLALWAECRAVATEPGPFLFGRVSLADAFFAPIAVRLRTYQVRLPAEDEAYVETVYQWPAFKAWQKAGLEELQS
- a CDS encoding putative 2-dehydropantoate 2-reductase, whose amino-acid sequence is MSTPWHILGAGSLGTLWATRLARAGLPVRLILRDIDRLHDYATAGGLTLVEQGVASSYAIPGETPDSPEPIRRLLVACKAYDAESAVAGVAHRLAPDAELILLQNGLGSQEAVAAQVPQARCISASSTEGAFRDGDWRVVFAGHGYTWLGDAGHPVAPFWLDDLEAAKIPHEWSADILTRLWRKLALNCAINPLTVLHDCRNGGLQEHHCEVATLCAELTELLERCGQPAAADNLQQEVERVISATAANFSSMYQDVASKRRTEISYLLGHACKVAQRHQLNLPHLKQLQQRLTAHLHSLGLPVD
- a CDS encoding Nudix family hydrolase, producing MKRVHVAAAVIRDDSGKILIARRADTQHQGGLWEFPGGKVEADESVETALARELHEELGIVVGAARPLIKVRHDYPDKQVLLDVWEVSSFTGEPHGAEGQPLAWVSAKELTNYEFPAANQPIVAAARLPAEYLITPEDLETPALLRGIQKAIAGGIKLIQLRAPNGYDPKYRDLAVDAVGLCAGKAQLMIKGPFEWLGDFPSAGWHITSAQLRKYAAAGRPLPAERWLAASCHNAEELALAEQMGVDFVTLSPVQPTLTHPDAQPLGWEQASTLIEGFSKPVFLLGGVGPAEREKAWNAGAQGVAGIRAFWPEA
- a CDS encoding cob(I)yrinic acid a,c-diamide adenosyltransferase, which gives rise to MGFRLSKIYTRTGDKGETGLGDGRRVPKDHPRIEAIGEVDTLNSQVGVLLAGLLAERETCPGLNELIDVLAPCQHRLFDLGGELAMPEYQALSTAEIERLEAAIDVWNEELGPLENFILPGGSMLIAQAHVCRSLARSAERRCQHLNAIEPLAGVGLAYINRLSDLLFVAARLIARRQGIAEILWQPAAKPEN
- the secA gene encoding preprotein translocase subunit SecA, whose protein sequence is MFAPLLKKLFGSKNEREVKRMLKTVQLVNAFEEKMVALSDDQLRAKTAEFKDRIAKGETLDKLLPEAFAVAREAGKRVMGMRHFDVQLIGGMTLHEGRIAEMRTGEGKTLVGTLGVYLNALSGKGVHVVTVNDYLARRDANWMRPLYEFLGLTVGIVTPFQPPEEKRLAYAADITYGTNNEFGFDYLRDNMAFSMEEKFQRELNFAVIDEVDSILIDEARTPLIISGQAEDSSKLYIEINKLIPKLKLHVEEVEGVVTQEGHFTVDEKTRQVELNEAGHQFIEDQLTSIGLLAEGESLYSAHNLSLLTHVYAGLRAHKLFNRNVEYIVQDGQVVLVDEHTGRTMPGRRLSEGLHQAIEAKENLNIQAESQTLASTTFQNYFRLYDKLSGMTGTADTEAFEFHQIYGLPVIVIPTNKPLARKDYNDLVFLTAEEKYAAIVNDIKESMAAGRPVLVGTATIETSEHMSALLVKEGIEHKVLNAKFHEKEAEIIAQAGRPGALTIATNMAGRGTDILLGGNWEVEVASLENPTPEQIAQIKADWQKRHQQVLESGGLQVIASERHESRRIDNQLRGRAGRQGDAGSSRFYLSLEDSLMRIFASDRVKNFMKALGMQSGEAIEHRMVTNAIEKAQRKVEGRNFDIRKQLLEFDDVNNEQRKVIYHMRNTLLAADNIGETIADFRQDVLNATVSAHIPPQSLPEQWDVAGLEASIASDFGVKLPIQQWLDEDDHLYEETLREKLMNELIAAYNEKEDQAGADALRSFEKQIVLRVLDDLWKDHLSTMDHLRHGIHLRGYAQKNPKQEYKRESFTLFSELLDSIKRDSIRVLSHVQVRREDPAEEEARLRQEAEALAARMQFEHAEAPGLEQPEALVGEEVDVALATAPVRNEQKLGRNELCYCGSGKKFKHCHGQIQ
- a CDS encoding sensor histidine kinase gives rise to the protein MPLRQRLENLPVGQKLLAALLVLLTTVLLVANLTFISAAYYISQESMAPQALQTIGRLVSNPSLVAEALQSPQSAERLLKELDSYSPLRAAALYDGKGDRIAQVQRGDKLNLPERYRHIEAWQLTEFRSNQLITLPRPDTAPGHLLLVASSELPMAFYTGTLTASLGILIFSVLLWLVIARQIKRLITRPIHQLEELSRQVTREENYALRASRGNHDEIGSLAEAFNTMLSRIEAREQQLKRARDDSQAAYDQAQGLAEETRHTNRKLELEVQVRSKIEKKLTGFQNYLNSIIDSMPSALIALDEQLYVTQWNQEASALSGTRLDEALNQPIFLAFEPLKPFLPQLKQTVEQHTVAKIERVTWFKDDEPKHYALTFYPLMGGAGRGVVIRIDDITQRLSLEDMMVQSEKMLSVGGLAAGMAHEINNPLGAILHNVQNIRRRLSPDLPKNLEQAEQLGIELDTVNRYLQGREVPQLLDGIQQAGARAAKIVTHMLSFSRRSTRQMAPCDLPALIDQAVDIAGNDFDLAIGFDFKGQAIIRQFDPALGPVPGTANELEQVLLNLLKNAAQAIHLREDDSEPGRIILRTKLNPPWAEIQVEDNGIGMSENVRKRTFEPFFTTKEIGQGTGLGLSVSYFIITNNHKGQMEVQSAPGQGTCFTLRLPLTQPAPIAAETNQLPR
- the argJ gene encoding bifunctional glutamate N-acetyltransferase/amino-acid acetyltransferase ArgJ; translation: MAVGLGPLPTLHPVAGFELGIASAGIKRPGRKDVVVMRCAEGSTVAGVFTLNAFCAAPVILAKKRVQNAVRYLLTNTGNANAGTGEPGLAAAERTTAKLAELTGVDASQILPYSTGVIGEPLPVEKIEGALQAALDDLSENNWEAAATGIMTTDTLPKGASRQFQHDGVTITVTGISKGAGMIRPNMATMLGYIATDAKVSRDVLHNLMLDGANKSFNRITIDGDTSTNDCCMLIATGKAALPEITRAEGELFAKLKQAVFEVCMDVAQAIVRDGEGATKFVTVEVNGGGNHQECLDVGYTVAHSPLIKTALFASDPNWGRILAAVGRAGVPDLDVSKIDVFLGEVCIASRGARAATYTEAQGSAVMQQEEITIRIELGRGDCSETIWTTDLSHEYVKINAEYRT